In Hyphomicrobiales bacterium, a single window of DNA contains:
- a CDS encoding nucleotidyl transferase AbiEii/AbiGii toxin family protein produces MADIFLKLSDQDRRDALGVAADRSGRPTHLLEKDVWVVWALATLYAAPLGEHLVFKGGTSLSKAYQVIRRFSEDVDLTYDIRAIAPDLVGDNGEGLPKTRSEEKRWSSEVRRRLPAWVAETVQPVIATALAAEGLAATIRIEDEKLFIDYEATAAGSGYVAPSVMLEFGARSTGEPASLREVACDADSLIDGLIFPTARPRVMHAERTFWEKATAIHVFCLQDRLRGDRFARHWHDVVRLDEAGFAEAAFADRELANAVARHKSMFFAEKAADRTPVDYAAAVNGGLQLVPVGDVAKALEDDYARMVEDGLLFDDAEPFNALMARCADIAAQANRTSEYSR; encoded by the coding sequence ATGGCTGACATCTTTCTCAAGCTTTCCGACCAGGATCGGCGCGACGCGCTGGGCGTCGCCGCCGATCGTTCGGGTCGTCCTACCCATCTTCTTGAAAAAGATGTGTGGGTGGTATGGGCGCTGGCGACCCTTTACGCTGCGCCGCTCGGCGAACATCTGGTTTTCAAGGGCGGCACGTCGCTGTCGAAAGCCTATCAGGTCATTCGCCGGTTTTCCGAGGACGTGGATCTGACCTACGACATTCGGGCGATTGCGCCCGATCTGGTCGGGGACAATGGCGAGGGGTTGCCCAAAACCCGAAGCGAGGAAAAGCGCTGGTCCAGTGAGGTGCGTCGGCGGCTGCCTGCGTGGGTCGCGGAAACGGTGCAGCCGGTCATCGCGACCGCACTGGCAGCCGAAGGTCTGGCGGCGACCATCCGCATCGAGGATGAGAAGCTCTTTATCGACTACGAGGCGACTGCGGCCGGGTCCGGCTATGTCGCACCCAGCGTCATGCTGGAGTTTGGCGCTCGCTCGACAGGCGAGCCAGCGAGCCTGCGCGAAGTCGCCTGCGATGCAGATAGCCTGATCGACGGGCTGATATTTCCGACCGCGCGACCGCGCGTCATGCACGCGGAGCGAACCTTTTGGGAGAAGGCGACCGCCATTCACGTCTTTTGCCTTCAGGATCGGCTGCGCGGCGATCGCTTCGCGCGACACTGGCACGATGTTGTAAGGCTGGATGAAGCCGGCTTCGCAGAAGCTGCTTTCGCCGATCGCGAACTGGCCAACGCTGTCGCCCGGCACAAGTCGATGTTCTTCGCGGAAAAGGCCGCCGACCGCACGCCGGTCGACTACGCAGCGGCGGTCAACGGAGGCTTGCAACTCGTGCCGGTGGGGGATGTCGCGAAGGCCCTCGAAGACGACTATGCCCGCATGGTCGAGGACGGACTGCTATTCGACGACGCGGAACCGTTTAATGCGCTCATGGCGCGATGCGCAGACATAGCGGCGCAGGCCAATCGAACGTCGGAATATTCGCGATGA
- a CDS encoding DUF932 domain-containing protein: MNMQVLDARRDLSGGYKVDVTRGERVGRVSSEWFSRPDDERFLSLGELARSVRDRSERSRTRVVETALIHVEASRTDPERLSLILPGAEAPVAPTHWSFGQLASQVGAPAAYLRNLPAALAGINLQYGLTSNRAEQIKTLETENGRVELRAVTGPDYGRIYDHELIEAVQRIAGNGTGDTRWKVPGVLDWSTGIYNPRVDISKDTTTLYASDRDVFVFLVDDMNPIEAGRLPDGSPDLFFRGFYAWNSEVGAKTLGMASFYLRAVCQNRNLWGVEDFEEISIRHSKYAASRFAHEAEPALLNFANSSPLPFINGIKTARERIVARTDEDRSDFLRKRGFSKAETGKIIDAVLVEEGRPPESIFDFVQGITAVAREKPHQDARLDMEAKAKKLLDRAA, translated from the coding sequence ATGAACATGCAGGTACTCGATGCGCGCCGCGATCTCAGCGGCGGCTACAAGGTGGATGTCACGCGCGGCGAGCGCGTCGGCCGGGTGTCATCGGAGTGGTTCTCGCGGCCCGACGATGAGCGCTTCCTGTCACTCGGCGAGCTGGCCCGCTCGGTGCGCGATCGGTCCGAGCGCAGCCGGACCCGCGTGGTGGAAACCGCGCTGATCCATGTCGAGGCAAGCCGCACAGATCCCGAGCGGCTGTCGCTGATCCTGCCCGGCGCCGAGGCGCCTGTGGCTCCTACACACTGGAGCTTCGGCCAGTTGGCGAGCCAGGTCGGCGCTCCCGCTGCCTATCTGCGCAATCTTCCGGCGGCGCTCGCCGGCATCAATCTGCAATACGGCCTGACCTCGAACCGCGCCGAGCAGATCAAAACGCTGGAAACCGAGAACGGCCGCGTTGAACTGCGCGCCGTCACCGGCCCGGACTATGGCCGCATCTACGACCACGAACTGATCGAGGCTGTGCAACGCATCGCCGGCAACGGCACGGGAGACACGCGCTGGAAGGTGCCGGGCGTGCTCGACTGGTCGACCGGGATCTACAATCCCCGCGTCGACATCTCGAAGGACACGACGACGCTCTACGCCAGCGATCGCGACGTGTTCGTGTTCCTCGTCGATGATATGAACCCCATCGAGGCCGGTCGCCTGCCGGACGGCTCACCCGACCTGTTCTTCCGCGGCTTCTACGCCTGGAACTCGGAGGTCGGCGCCAAGACGCTCGGCATGGCGAGCTTCTATCTGCGCGCTGTGTGCCAGAACCGCAATCTGTGGGGCGTGGAGGATTTCGAGGAGATCAGCATCCGCCACAGCAAATATGCCGCGTCGCGCTTCGCCCATGAAGCCGAACCGGCGCTGCTGAATTTCGCCAACTCGTCACCGCTGCCGTTCATCAACGGGATCAAGACGGCGCGTGAGCGGATAGTGGCGCGCACGGATGAGGACCGCAGCGATTTCCTGCGCAAGCGGGGCTTCTCCAAGGCCGAGACCGGAAAGATCATCGACGCGGTGCTGGTCGAGGAAGGTCGCCCGCCCGAGAGCATCTTCGATTTCGTGCAGGGCATCACCGCGGTCGCGCGCGAAAAGCCGCATCAGGACGCCCGCCTCGACATGGAAGCCAAGGCGAAGAAGCTGCTCGATCGGGCTGCCTGA
- a CDS encoding type IV toxin-antitoxin system AbiEi family antitoxin domain-containing protein: MTRLTEQILMHATGLPEGVPLSAKGLLHLGNRAAVDQALSRLAERGQLIRAGRGVYLRPITSRFGTRTPSVEQAVEALASQKGEIIVSNGAAAANALGLTTQVPVRSVYLTSGRSRKMHLGKQVVELKHAPRWQLALAHRPAGEAVRALAWLGPEKAETALKTLKRKMPPGAFGELVAAASQLPTWLAQSVGKAAYG; the protein is encoded by the coding sequence ATGACTCGCCTGACCGAACAGATTTTGATGCATGCAACGGGCTTGCCTGAAGGTGTGCCGTTGTCTGCCAAAGGGTTGCTGCATCTCGGAAATCGGGCGGCGGTAGATCAGGCATTGTCGCGTTTGGCCGAGCGCGGACAGCTCATTCGCGCGGGCCGTGGCGTCTATTTGCGGCCCATCACCAGCCGGTTCGGTACGCGCACGCCTTCGGTCGAACAGGCTGTCGAGGCCCTTGCGAGCCAAAAGGGAGAGATCATCGTCTCGAACGGCGCCGCTGCCGCGAACGCCCTTGGCTTGACGACGCAAGTGCCCGTCCGTTCGGTTTATCTGACCTCCGGGCGCAGCCGAAAGATGCACCTCGGCAAGCAGGTCGTAGAATTGAAGCACGCCCCGCGTTGGCAATTGGCCTTGGCCCACCGCCCGGCTGGGGAAGCTGTGCGTGCGCTGGCCTGGCTCGGCCCGGAAAAGGCGGAAACCGCACTCAAGACGCTAAAGCGTAAGATGCCACCTGGCGCTTTCGGCGAACTGGTCGCCGCCGCGTCGCAACTTCCGACATGGCTCGCGCAAAGCGTCGGAAAGGCAGCCTATGGCTGA